GTCGATAGGATTAATTGTTGAgggtgatgagccaaagaaatcGGCGTTCACGCTTAACCCAATCATTGTGCAGAATCAGCCCTCCAAgggcgatgaagtaaacatgtctatacctctcgaatttgaagcacctccTTCTGGAAAGGCGCCCGGACCAATTGAACTTGAGTTTGGAGTCCCGAAGGCACCTACACCTTTCGAAATTGCGGTGTTACCACCAAAGGTACCTACTCCTATAGCAATGTCACacataacaccgttccactcaaatgccataccatggaaTTACACAACTGAGGCGAGGAGGAAATGgaagaccaagacgggagaagTAATTGTTGCACAGGGTATGACTAGAACAGGCAGGatttacactccagagcacctagctgagtctaGTAAGCAAGCCTCTGGACGGACTATTGAAACTGGGCTCGATGATCTTTAGagaaaaatacaagctaaggagtattcagtcgtcgagcagttgaacaaaacaccagcacagatctccatcctagctcttctgcagagctctgacgcacacaaaaatgccttgatgaagatattgagcgaagcttatgtgcccaacaacataactgggggcgaaaTAGCAAATATGGTGTTGCAGGtattggaaagccacaagatcaccttccacgaagacgAGATGTCGCCGGAAGGGCTGAGTCACAATATGgccctgcacatcaccgtgcagtgcgaggattacttcatcactagagtcttgatcgatggaggctccaaGATCAACATCTGTCTattgataactctcagaacattgggaaagagcctgcacgagatcaaagatggagccattaatgtcaaagccttcgatgggtcccaaaggtctactattggGGAGATTAGCCTATGCctgcaaatgggaccaacttggtttgacgttgactttcaagtgatggatgtcccagcatcctacaacttgttgttggggcgaccatggatccacgccgctggagctgtagcatcaaccctacatcaggcagtgaattTCGAAtagaatcaccaagaggtgattattcatggagatagtagcaaccccatatacagtcGCTAGACCATCCCAATGGTTGGGGGCAGAAGGaaaataggcggagaaacataccaccacattgaaagggtCAACGCTGTGGACAAAGATAggtggtgggataacaagattgaaagtatcctgaattggtatGGGTATGACCCAGGAAAGCGACTCGGCAAACACCTCCAGGGAAtcaccaaacccatcaagctCAGGAAACATGGTAccacatttggtttggggtatgaatacacttgggaggagttcaatcactggtcgccaccatggcgcggtccttactatccactggagcatccgatatCTTGCCTggaacagactttccagccggcagaCATCATATATGGatcagaggaagatgaagcattagcagccatgaagaatctgttgttggaggatgatgatatggactggtgtgttgttttcgaggaggaaggagaggaaggcccttctatacaagctgtgaaccgaggagagcacctcaacaattggtcaatcagaaccaccagggcccggaaagtttcggggtagcaaggctaaacaaaagcaccacgcatcacatttttactttttcctagttgattttatttccgcattgtctttaactttgaaaagagctctgatattcaaaacaattacgaATTCAATCGAAGCATTTCAATTTAtcatatctcgctcttattattttttttctatcattcactttattttacacagcattactattacttgccttgacaatgaaccaacgattgtgacttgcaacgagacaacgcaacaagcggatatggattcagaagaggatgatataccagaagaggtcatcagagaggttgagaattttgagaataggcctaagtctaacttggacgaaactgaggtcgttaatctgggagatacagagaatgtcaaagaaatgcgcatcagtgttcacctgtcaccatcagaaaagaaagagtacacagagttcctaaaggagtatgaggacatattcgcctggtcgtatgatgatatgactggtctcagcacatccattgtagctcacaaactgccaacggatccaacatgtccaccggtaaagcagaagctcaagaaattcaaacccgacatgagtttgaaaatcaaagaagaggttaccaagcaagtcaaagccaaggttctcagggtagtagagtatccgacgtggttagccaacatcgtgccagtgccaaaaaaggatggaaaagttagagtctgtgtcgactacagGGATCTTAAtagggccagtcccaaagacgacttccccttgccgaacatacacattctaattgacaactgcaccaagcatgagttgTAGTCTTTCATTGATtattttgctgggtatcatcatatatggatggatgaggaagatgcagagaaaacggctttcatcacgccatggggaatgtactgttacaaaatgatgccgttcggtttgaaaaatgttggtgccacttatatgagagccatgactaccatctttcatgacatgatacataaggagatcgaggtatatttGGATGAcatgatcatcaaatccaagagagccaagGATCACATGGAAGccttaagaaagttcttcaacagactgaggaggtacaatctgaaactgaatcccgccaagtgtgcattcggggttcctgctggtaaattattgggtttcatagTGAGTCGtcaaggaatagaattggatccatcaaaggtcaaagctatccaagaattgccaccgccaaagaacaggaaggacgtgatgagtttcctggggagactcaactatatcagccggttcatagctcagtccatggtcatttgtgaacctatcttcaaaatgttgaaaaaggatactgctaccaaatggactgatgattgtaagaaagcttttgacagaattaagaAATACATGTCAACGCCACCGATCTTGGTTCCGcttgagccaggaagacccctactGCTTTAACTTACGGTATtggatagagcattcggttgtgttctgggacaacatgataaaacagggagaaaggagcaagccatctactatatcagtaagaagttcacaccgtacgaggcccggtattctcttttggaatgcacttgttgtgctctgacttgggtcgcgcagaagttgaggcattacttctgtgcttacactacttatctcatatcaagaatggaccctctgaagtatatcttccaaaagcccatgcccactggcaagctcgccaagtggcaaatcctgctaagtgaattcgacattgtttacgtgacccagaaagcaatcaaagggcaagacTTTGTggatcatctcgccgagaatcccgtggacggagaatacaagcccctaaaaacgtattttcccgatgaagagatatctttcataggagaagatattgcagaatcctatgacggttggaggttgtttttcgacagagctgcaaatttcaaaggagttggcataggagcagtcttagtatcagaaaccggccagcactacccggtatccgccaagctcaggttccctttcaccaacaatatggctgaatatgaagcctgcatcttggggctcaaaatggccattgacatgaacgtttaggagttgctagtgatcggggattcagacttgctcatacatcaggttagagaagagtgggcaaccaagaactctaagatacttccctacttgcatcacatacaggagttgaggaaaaggttcacaaagacagagtttcagcacgtccccagagtccagaacgagtttgatgatgcattagctactttatcgtccatgatccagcatccagatacaaatttcattgatcccattccaataGAGATTCATGATCAGCCGGCTTATTGCGCCCACAttgaggaagaagtggatggaaaaccatggttccggGACATCAAAGAGTACTTGACAATaggggaatatccagaacttaccaacgctactcagaagcgcacacttcatAGGTTATCTAGCAATTTCTTTCATAGTGGGGGAATCCTGTACAtaaggactcctgatttgggattactgagGTGTGTCGAAgaaaaagaagcatccaggctattggacgaagtgcatgcagggacctgcgggccgcacatgaatggttttgtcttagcaaagaagatactccgagtagggtatttttggatgactatggaaacagactgtaccTGGTATGTTCGAAAATGCCatcactgtcagatacatgcagatatgataaaggtgcctccaaataaGCTTACTGCAAGCttaccatggccattcgccgcttggggaatggatgttattggaccaatcgagcatgccgcatcaaacgggcataggttcattctagtggcaattgattaattcaccaagtgggttgaagcagcattATATAAAGCAGTAACCAAGAAGGTTGTGGCAGATTTCATCCGCGACCGCATAGTTAGTCGGTTCGaaattccggaatcaatcatcactgataatggttccaatctcaacagcgacttgatgaaagcaatgtgtgaaacattcaaaatcaaacacaagaactctacagcctataggtctcagatgaatggagctgtggaggccgccaacaagaatatcaagaagatactaaggaagatggtcgaagggcacaaacaatggcatgagaaattatcattccccttattgggataccgcaccacagtccgcacatcaatcgGAGCAACTCTCTActtgctggtttatggtacagaggcggtcatccccgccaaGGTAGAAATttcctccttaaggatcatacaagaaacagagctggatgatgcagaatgggtaaaaggtcgctacgagcagttggCCCTTATAGacgggaaaaggatgaatgcagtttgccacggtcagttgtatcagaacagaatgtccagagccttcaacaaaagagttaaacgaaggaagtttacaccggggcagctggtgttgaagaaaatattcccacaccAGGAtaaagccaaggggaagttctctcccaattggcagggtctgtacatggttcactgggttctaactagaggagcccttattcttgcagagatggatggagaagtctggccgaagccaatcaactcagatgcagtgaaacgttactatgtgtaatcttcaCACTTTCTTTATaggatgtaatttgaactacgcctgacttgattcccgtttaagaggggatacgtaggcagccctatgggttcggtcacaatttaataaaatctCATTCCCCCCCCGCTAtcggaactggggcagaattttgaggaggaccctcaaaattccgaagttgattttagtccatgcatcgccagaagcgccagcccaataaactggggcagaattttgaggaggaccctcaaaattccaaaggtGATTTTTTAGTCATTCGacacagccgtcagaaatgtccgctcagcaaactggggcagaattttgaggaggaccctcaaaattccggagcaaaagaggttgcaatgccttgaaccacgtcacagtcattggttcatctaaagaaaactatttcgATTATATATTTACGTTATATtcactaaatcatgcataactattatccaaATTGCTGTTGTTTAACGATGCTACCCAAATGACGCTCCACgccaagagcccggggaagacgaactaaccttttcccctttacagaactcacgatttttctttggatgcaggcactcaattTGCAATATCATTAGATATATTTATGCACTCACACTTTCCCGGGAATGCAACTTCTCATAATCATCAATTGTCCTTTTACATTcgctgcattacataaggctacttttctgccttccaagattaagctctacctccatctgcattttttcattgcataaggctacttctctgcctttcgagactaagctctgtctccatttgcattttgcataaggctacttatctgcctttcaagactaagctctgtctccacctgcattttgcataaggctacttttctgccttccgaggttaagctctacctccatcatcatctgcataaggctacttttctgccttccgaggttaagctcttcctccatctgcatttttgcattgcataaggctgccttatctgcctttcgagactaagctctgtctccatctgtatttcgcataaggctacttttctgcctcccgaggttaagctctacctccatctgcatttttgcattgcataaggcttatctgcctttcgaaactaagccctgtctccatctgcattttgcataaggctatttttctgccttccgaggttaagctctacctccatctgcatttttgcattgcctaaggctaccttatctgcctttcgagactaagcattgtctccatctgcatttcgcataaggctacttttcaaccttccaaggttaagctctacctccatcctgcacgactgaaagatcgccaccttatctttcttacatggctgaaatatcgccaccttttatttacgtcttgcattggttgaaagatcgccaccttctgcatttcatgggctgaaagatcgccaccttctgtatttcatgggctgaaagatcgccaacctattcaaaggcatcatagttcggaggcaccatctacatggcccgagaacatcatttcatggcctgcgaattttTATTTACAGTCTTCatagcccaggacgtcatggtccgaggacgtcatcctaaccgtcctaggacagcattcatggtccgatgggaacttgcatcacgtttaaatttacacACGGTATACACTCGTATTGCTTACTTGTAGGTACACTGGCTggcaacggccgtctcagcaggagcgatctcgctccggttcccgcagcctatcgattttcagaaacctctctcaatctaaacatcgcATTCGTCCGTTTAAAATCTCTATCGGCATATTCTGTCAATGGtccctgaactacatatggcctgattcctgtaagaccagggatatgtaggcagctcaggaaccagagctcggtcaaaactcctTTCAAAACGTtccttccggtcaaaattggtcatcttatCTTTACTCGACGACTCTTCCATCCTCCTCGGGCAAAGACGGGCAGCTGTTGATAACACATacgtgcatacataagcatgcccaagtgttttggaAAGACTTTAGAACCAATTTATTGTCTGTTTTAGCAgcgcaaaatccaataattattcccaaaattatcattttggtaaataatttattttattcgcatatttacaccaaaatatagttaaggtaatttttgtatatttttacaaattgatttgttatttttaaagctaaattgcgcgtaattgcaattatagcctactttaagataaAAAGCattttataatcataaaattggttccaatatttttaaactaatatttatatgtttttaattagttcagtgcttttaatttgtttttaaaatcttttttactattttttataaaaataaaaaaggaaaagtggctatttaaaatctggcctatttttattttcaatcatagccaaattggtcccccctaattgacccaattctgaaacccaattggaccggcccaattccaATTTAACCCAACTGCTCAACCCGTTTATCCGACCCGCCCAGCtcccttttaatccaggccgttgatcattttgatcaacggccgagattttccctttccttttttaattcgcCCATACCCCAAACCCTACCTCATTCTTTTCTCTCAGCCGCCTTCAAACACTCTCCTCTCTCAAAGTTCTCTCGAAGGTTCTTGAAACCCTAGTTCTCTTCTACCATTTTCCAACGCCatctcaccggaatccatggcttctcaggccatggatagcCTGTACTCACCTTCCTCCACCATTAAACCctgggtgttcgaagtttcgaggtcaGACCTCGATGGTGTCCTCTCAGACCTTCACCAATTCGAAGATTCTGGccatctccgaccttgctccagtggctcttggtcttctgagcctgtttctgacctctcctactcaagatcggaccttcttccaaacctttctcattctagggttcttctgaaaccctaactcttcgaGGTTCTCTCCGATTTTCTTAGATCTATTGTGTATTCATGTTCTACTTGAGTGTTCAAATGATTTCCCcaactttctttcaaaaattactttcaaagcCGCTTCGttttcgatctagggttttctgaaaatgcttaagtgtttctctgactttcttttcctttttttttatgtgtatttgcctctactttgttctatgttttccttctaccttATATGTTCCTTTGCTGAGTTTTTatactccgttcttgtatgttcttttactgtgttttatatactccatgcttgtatgttcttctaccatattttccatactatgctctcatatgcttttctaccgtgttcttatatttttcgtcttctactatgttccagcatgtTTCACCTATTGTATTTTCTTGCTAAGtccttaagtttccttatttttcttctattaagccctgtttaagtttcttctgaaaaaatctcttaagcatgttCCTTTTACTATTCCCATCAATGTTTCTCTTTTGAatgcttctactgtgttctgcatgttactttgctatcatattttttctcatgagtttctgttgatgaaagaagcatgcaagaggtttcaactctgaaacctctgaccctgtttcaactacttgccttctcatctctattgCCTGACTCAACTCGAAACCCTAAGATTTGGGGATTTCCTGGCATTTTGATCTTTTGTGTGCGAGTTAGGGTTCCACTCAGGACCCTGGTCTCTCGgactcattgtgagtctgcaaactagacttatacctcttcttgcttatgattctgaacctttctttgctaaactctcttctaaataattgACAAGCCCCTCTGGTTTTCACATATCTGTGTGTTCTATATATAAGGAGTCTGCCTTCAAAGGtttttgattgattttgaaatcctttaatgggggtttgattgattgttactgatttttctttgattgaacctcctttaccttttcctgacttggttcattcgaattgaacttgtaattttgatttccctggctgtttgattgattccctttccttattttttccaaGCCGTGTACTATGGGATTCTTTCCCTTAATAACTTCTCTTTATTTACCCCTTTtatgctactttgaaaaggttttaattaaaactgctttccttaattggcttttaccgattgaaatcagaatcccttaactaaagggagattgatttcaatgttatttccttaccttttctcacttgttttctgcactataaaaggggcacgaccttTCTGCACTTTAACAAGGTTTAACGAACAATTCaatacttttcaaaaaaaaaacacttaTGATTACTTAATCACAATACTGCTTGAATTAAACACTTGGCTTTGCTCGAGATCTTTTGGAAATACTTTGTTTGCAACTTGGCTCTCTCAAGGCTACTATTTTCtctaaaactggtatgtcctttatttaattttctgcctCACCCTTATGTGTTCACTCTACAGCTTCAGATTTTTGTTTACTGTTCCTGTTCAGTAATTTGTGTTAAATATCTTCTTCCTTGCTTCTATTTCTATTATGAATCCttacccctattcccttctatgtacTGAGTTAAGTTTttggcctgacagtatcctaattaTTGTCCGGGCCTTggcttgatccacaatggatcctaactctcaatgcttgACCAGCAggatggtcaggggtgtgccagcatcccaattgctgggcatgaccactagcttgccctgactctctttgattcccttccccccttgtgcacttacacctattcctagaatcttaagttctgcccccctcttgtgagccttgctttgggatccatgagctccctctacacttggacacctgagggctggctcttccacactgtaCTTTTATTCAATTTTCTAATTGATATCtcgggtgtaagcactgcctggagtccttgaaactccttggatctctgaaacaccttagataagagaaggctttggaaatcttgATCTCGAAAGTGGTTCAATCTTATATGGTTAgacactaagtctgaattaggttCCTCGGATGCAGCTGTTAGtttctgatgtacttttaatttcaGTCTGATtcactggtttgtaataatttgtattaaACTCATGGGGATTTAGTAAAGAAGGGAGGGGTGTTTACTTTTATGCacaagggtagaaagcatgcctataggggtgtTACTTCTGATTTCTGCAACTCCAcacgtagatatcatgcctatagattcTTATATTTCTATGTAAATGCCATTAAGCAAACAGTTAGGTTTAATAATAAAGTTGTacgtagatatcatgttcataggactCCCGTTAAGGTCTGAAAAGTGTTAAAATCAGTAAAAActtgtagaaagcatgcctatagggagtCTTGGATATAAACTGTCTCACTCGTTTAAAGTCATATCAGATTTCTGAAACTCGCAAACCTTTTCTGAAACTCGTCTTGTTTGATAAAACTGGTAGTCTTCTGCATACCTTTTCTGAAAACTCGTTTCTTCCTGACAAAATTGGCAAACCTTTTTCCTGTAATCAGTTCGCATTTTGAAACCCATCTCTTTCCTGATAAATCTGATAAACCTTTTCAAAGTTGGTAAACGTTTTCTATAGTAAATGTGCACCTTTTCTGAACCTTATTTTTACTCTGTCAAAAACTGGAAACTCTTTTATCAGTTTATTTTCGAAATCAGTAGTTTTATTCAACACATAGAAAAAAGGTTGATTAATCAATTGGATCAGTCTTAGGCAGCAACATTCAAGCGAACCTAATGCGGACTTCTTGTCTAAAAATATGTGCTGAACCAGTCCGCTTGTCGCTTTAATTAGTCCAGACCAAACcagtacgtgcaagacatgctaaactatatgcccTTATTTGATTTAAGGAGCTTACTCGAGCCCTATTTGTTTACATGCTTTCCCATACTTGTATTAcgtgttttgaatgtcgccttagtattttatcctttgaaactctcaaaaggccTCAAACTctctttccctttaggattagtagtcccaaatgcctccgagattgataggattgggacgggtactagcatgcagtaagtaacgataccatccgcgctttaatacctcaacgagGTGGGAAgagtagaatatggatatgatgaccggtgcgctaatatcacgtgcgacccctcttctgaggagtgattgctggatattgcattgaagtgatccatattaatcataaacctaggaccctcttccctttatttgctttcatctcttcttgtaaaactattcaaatcctttttcataaatttctgccatttctacttgccttcaaaagttttcaacctaattgcaatgctatatgcaagtccttatttgagccttgattgtt
The Nicotiana sylvestris chromosome 11, ASM39365v2, whole genome shotgun sequence DNA segment above includes these coding regions:
- the LOC138881005 gene encoding uncharacterized protein gives rise to the protein MVLQVLESHKITFHEDEMSPEGLSHNMALHITVQCEDYFITRVLIDGGSKINICLLITLRTLGKSLHEIKDGAINVKAFDGSQRSTIGEISLCLQMGPTWFDVDFQVMDVPASYNLLLGRPWIHAAGAVASTLHQAVNFE